A genome region from Aestuariivirga litoralis includes the following:
- a CDS encoding M20 family metallo-hydrolase → MSAKSNLVINPQRLWDSLMETAAFGGTPKGGIKRLTVSDEDKRVRDWFKAECEKLGCTVEVDEVGNMFATRPGKRGDMAPIAMGSHLDTQPTGGKFDGVLGVLGALEAMRTLVDMGYETNAPIMIANWTNEEGSRFAPAMLCSGVYAGVFTPDFAWSREDRQGIKLGDELERIGYKGKHKAGAVKFSSMFELHIEQGPILEAENKVVGVVTGVQGMRWYEITLKGQESHTGATPMGLRKNALLAAAKMIDAINEIGFAHLPGVASVGLIENRPNSRNVVPGEVFFTIDLRHPDEAELDKMEKQYRLAVNKIAEEGRVSIDEKRIWNSPAVKFAPELIACVREGVAQAGFTSRDMASGAGHDAAYIARVAPTTMIFVPCLGGISHNEEESTTLEECAAGAQVLLNAVLAHDATYS, encoded by the coding sequence ATGAGTGCGAAATCCAATCTTGTCATTAATCCACAGAGGCTTTGGGATTCGCTGATGGAAACCGCTGCCTTCGGCGGAACACCCAAGGGCGGCATCAAGCGGCTTACGGTTTCTGATGAAGACAAGCGCGTGCGCGACTGGTTCAAGGCCGAATGCGAGAAGCTGGGCTGCACTGTCGAGGTGGATGAAGTAGGCAACATGTTTGCCACCCGCCCCGGCAAGCGCGGGGATATGGCACCGATCGCCATGGGGTCGCATCTCGACACGCAGCCCACCGGCGGCAAGTTTGATGGTGTATTGGGTGTGCTGGGGGCGCTGGAAGCGATGCGCACGCTGGTCGATATGGGTTACGAGACTAACGCGCCGATCATGATAGCAAACTGGACCAATGAAGAAGGCTCGCGTTTTGCGCCGGCCATGTTGTGCTCTGGCGTCTACGCGGGCGTGTTCACACCGGATTTTGCCTGGAGCCGCGAAGACCGCCAGGGCATCAAGCTGGGCGATGAGCTGGAGCGCATCGGCTACAAGGGCAAGCACAAGGCGGGTGCTGTTAAATTCAGTTCGATGTTTGAGCTTCACATTGAGCAAGGCCCGATCCTTGAGGCTGAGAACAAGGTTGTTGGCGTAGTGACGGGCGTGCAGGGTATGCGCTGGTATGAGATCACGTTGAAGGGCCAGGAGAGCCATACGGGCGCAACACCGATGGGCCTGCGCAAGAATGCGCTGCTGGCGGCGGCGAAGATGATCGACGCCATCAACGAGATCGGCTTTGCACATCTGCCTGGTGTGGCCTCGGTGGGCCTGATCGAGAACCGGCCGAACAGCCGCAATGTCGTGCCGGGCGAAGTGTTCTTCACGATCGACCTGCGCCACCCGGATGAAGCCGAGCTGGACAAGATGGAGAAGCAATATCGCCTCGCCGTGAACAAGATCGCGGAGGAGGGGCGCGTTTCCATCGACGAGAAGCGCATCTGGAATTCGCCGGCTGTGAAGTTCGCGCCCGAGTTGATTGCCTGCGTGCGCGAGGGCGTGGCACAGGCCGGGTTCACCTCGCGGGACATGGCTTCAGGTGCCGGCCATGACGCGGCCTATATTGCGCGCGTGGCGCCGACCACGATGATCTTCGTGCCATGCCTGGGTGGCATTTCGCACAATGAAGAGGAGTCGACCACGCTGGAGGAATGTGCGGCGGGGGCGCAGGTGCTGCTGAACGCGGTGCTGGCGCATGACGCCACTTATTCCTGA
- a CDS encoding flagellar biosynthetic protein FliR encodes MTPVLLNYFIGYFLVVCRIGIAFASMPALSGPRYPMMVRMLLALAVSAAIAPFVVKPDGASLSPENSDVVWKVLSEVVVGFVFGFWGYCYIHAARFAGAFIVNAIGLSGIPGTPVDDPESGGQVTGLISMGFTALVFATDLHFVTIQALIGSYDTIPLGQFLDMQWAMPRMLQILSRSSVVALQMASPFIVLSIVINLGLGIANKMTPQLSVYFAFTGLVTFVSLVVLAIVSPTILLLAVDAYREFITSGFI; translated from the coding sequence GTGACCCCGGTTCTGCTCAATTATTTCATCGGTTACTTTCTAGTGGTGTGTCGCATTGGCATTGCGTTTGCCTCGATGCCTGCATTGTCCGGCCCGCGCTATCCGATGATGGTGCGCATGTTACTGGCGCTTGCCGTATCGGCGGCCATTGCACCCTTCGTGGTGAAGCCCGATGGGGCCAGTCTTTCACCGGAAAACAGTGATGTGGTGTGGAAGGTACTGTCGGAAGTCGTGGTGGGCTTTGTCTTTGGCTTCTGGGGCTATTGCTACATTCACGCCGCACGCTTTGCCGGTGCCTTCATTGTCAATGCCATCGGCCTTTCCGGTATTCCCGGCACGCCGGTGGACGATCCGGAATCGGGCGGCCAGGTGACCGGCCTGATCTCGATGGGCTTCACGGCGCTGGTCTTCGCTACCGATTTGCATTTCGTCACCATCCAGGCGCTGATCGGATCCTATGATACTATTCCGCTGGGGCAGTTTCTCGACATGCAATGGGCCATGCCGCGTATGCTGCAAATTCTTTCGCGCTCATCCGTAGTGGCGTTGCAGATGGCCAGCCCGTTCATCGTATTGTCGATCGTGATCAATCTTGGCCTTGGCATTGCCAACAAGATGACGCCCCAGCTCTCGGTGTATTTCGCATTCACCGGGCTTGTAACTTTTGTCTCACTGGTGGTGCTGGCCATTGTGAGCCCGACTATCTTACTGCTGGCGGTGGATGCCTACCGCGAATTCATTACTAGTGGATTCATCTGA
- the flhA gene encoding flagellar biosynthesis protein FlhA: MTTIEAPRLAPRKTADLYLAFGVAAILGILFVPIPAFLLDVALSLSVSVAILILMVSLWIERPLDFSAFPLILLVTTMLRLALNVATTRLILTHGAEGTHAAGNMVGGFADLVMGSDFIIGAVVFVILLTVNFIVISKGATRIAEVGARFTLDAIPGKQMAIDADLSSGLIDETEARRRRSELEQESSFYGSMDGASKFVRGDAIAGLIITFINSFGGIIIGITRHGLDAATAADTYIKLTVGDGLVTQIPALIISLAAGLLVSKGGNKGTIEQAIIKQLGGYPRALMMASGMLVLMALMPGLPFLPFFIIACAFGGMGYLVNTNRKQEATAVASAKKTADEAKVQEATSNTKKLLQVAEIELCLGRQLSATMLVSHSELASRVMKMRKKFALEYGFVIPEIKLTGDLTLSPKQYAIKVHGTLVANYELRPGEVLVVTSGKGPPDVPGDVVREPAFGLEAMWVPDMFSTELQAGGFMPVDTMSVMLTHLSEVVRNNLALLFSYRDMRGITESLEPEYKKLLDEIVPSLLSFSTLQAVMKLLLGERVSIRNLHQILEAVAEFAPHSRKPELIAEHVRIRIAQQICGDISEEGALRVLRLGSTWDGAFLQALRRDNKGEVIEFDIDPKQLEAFVGDATKAIKKQLETGMSFALSCSPEARPYVRMVIDRVFPNLPVLSHMEVARAVKLEILGSVT, encoded by the coding sequence ATGACCACGATTGAGGCCCCCCGCCTTGCGCCCCGCAAAACGGCGGATCTCTACCTTGCCTTTGGCGTGGCCGCCATTCTTGGCATTCTGTTCGTGCCAATCCCCGCCTTCCTGCTGGATGTTGCGCTTTCGCTTTCGGTCTCCGTCGCCATCCTGATCCTGATGGTGTCGCTGTGGATTGAGCGACCGCTTGATTTCTCTGCCTTCCCGCTGATCCTTCTCGTCACCACCATGTTGCGCCTGGCGCTCAACGTGGCAACCACGCGTCTGATCCTGACCCATGGTGCTGAAGGCACGCATGCCGCAGGCAATATGGTGGGTGGCTTTGCCGATCTGGTCATGGGCAGCGATTTCATCATCGGTGCGGTGGTCTTCGTCATCCTCCTCACAGTGAATTTCATCGTGATCTCGAAAGGTGCCACGCGTATCGCCGAAGTTGGTGCGCGTTTCACTTTGGATGCCATTCCCGGCAAGCAGATGGCGATTGACGCCGATCTGTCCTCCGGCCTGATTGACGAAACTGAGGCCCGCCGCCGCCGCTCTGAACTGGAACAGGAAAGCTCCTTCTACGGCTCGATGGATGGTGCCTCGAAATTCGTGCGCGGTGATGCCATTGCCGGTCTGATCATCACCTTCATCAATTCGTTCGGCGGCATCATCATCGGCATTACCCGCCACGGCCTCGATGCCGCCACGGCAGCCGACACTTATATCAAGCTCACCGTGGGTGACGGCCTTGTTACGCAAATCCCCGCGCTGATCATTTCGCTGGCAGCCGGTTTGCTCGTTTCCAAAGGCGGCAACAAGGGTACGATTGAACAGGCAATCATCAAGCAACTGGGCGGCTATCCGCGCGCCTTGATGATGGCTTCCGGCATGCTGGTGTTGATGGCGTTGATGCCGGGCCTGCCATTTCTGCCGTTCTTTATCATCGCCTGCGCCTTTGGTGGCATGGGCTATCTGGTCAATACCAACCGCAAGCAGGAAGCGACAGCCGTGGCTTCTGCCAAGAAGACGGCAGATGAGGCCAAAGTTCAGGAAGCGACGTCCAACACCAAGAAGTTGCTGCAGGTGGCGGAGATTGAGCTTTGCCTTGGCCGGCAGCTTTCGGCCACGATGCTGGTTTCGCATAGCGAGCTGGCATCGCGCGTGATGAAGATGCGCAAGAAGTTTGCGCTCGAATATGGCTTCGTGATCCCCGAGATCAAGCTGACCGGCGATCTTACGCTGTCGCCGAAACAATATGCCATCAAGGTGCATGGCACTTTGGTGGCCAATTATGAATTGCGCCCCGGCGAAGTGCTGGTGGTGACGTCAGGCAAGGGCCCGCCCGATGTGCCGGGCGATGTGGTGCGCGAGCCCGCCTTCGGGCTGGAGGCCATGTGGGTGCCTGACATGTTCTCCACCGAGCTTCAGGCCGGTGGCTTCATGCCGGTCGATACGATGTCGGTGATGCTGACTCATCTCTCAGAAGTCGTTCGTAACAATCTGGCGCTACTGTTCTCGTACCGCGACATGCGCGGTATCACTGAGAGCCTTGAGCCAGAATACAAGAAGCTGCTCGACGAAATCGTGCCGAGCTTGCTGTCCTTCTCGACGTTGCAGGCGGTGATGAAGTTGCTGCTCGGTGAGCGCGTTTCGATCCGCAACCTGCATCAGATACTCGAAGCGGTGGCAGAATTTGCACCGCATTCGCGCAAGCCGGAACTGATCGCTGAACATGTACGTATCCGCATTGCGCAGCAGATTTGCGGCGATATCAGCGAAGAAGGTGCGCTGCGCGTGCTGCGCCTTGGCAGCACATGGGATGGCGCCTTCCTGCAGGCCCTGCGCCGCGACAACAAGGGCGAAGTTATCGAGTTCGACATCGATCCGAAGCAGCTGGAAGCTTTCGTTGGCGATGCCACCAAGGCGATCAAGAAGCAGCTGGAAACCGGCATGAGCTTTGCGCTGTCGTGCTCACCTGAAGCACGCCCCTATGTCCGCATGGTGATCGACCGCGTGTTCCCCAATCTGCCAGTGCTGTCGCATATGGAAGTGGCGCGCGCGGTTAAACTGGAGATTCTGGGCTCAGTCACGTGA